The following are from one region of the Alicyclobacillus fastidiosus genome:
- a CDS encoding MFS transporter has protein sequence MGTSPVANAKVSEAIEYLVGKYSPNGNKVGWLMIASIFIEAWDLYSISFVLIFLKSIYHPSALVLGLAAGATQGGALIGALAGGWLTDKIGRRAVFLGTMVMFFIFGVAQAFAPNMAVLVIIRFIVGIPLGTDIANGYTYIMEFMQRGKREVMGNRWQFMFAVGEVVSIAIVLLFLLLGMSHSTLWRLILGLSGVPAIVLFFLRYNLPETAIWLIQRGKFHQAKEISQQMYGDALEMLPDVDYDIPSPKLREFLKDIHRDKVRWRATLFGWIAGFMQNGEFATFAFYLPILFVLVHVSGLIQTDLLTLAVYIVALISGWVGPIITPKIGQRRLSIIGFSIVLGSLILAAVAIYTGAVVLLPFAAGAMLWGHYWDAENTMTIPSMVAPARYRGTASGFAYMFVKLSGFLSIFFFPSFFSAIGTGNATLFTAIFPLLGLLSAIFILPEVYGYVGKED, from the coding sequence ATGGGAACATCACCTGTGGCAAATGCCAAAGTGAGCGAGGCTATCGAGTATCTAGTAGGAAAATACAGTCCAAATGGGAACAAAGTGGGCTGGCTGATGATCGCCTCCATCTTTATCGAGGCGTGGGATCTCTACTCAATTTCGTTCGTCCTCATTTTTTTAAAGAGCATCTATCACCCATCCGCCCTCGTGCTCGGGCTAGCAGCGGGTGCGACGCAAGGCGGAGCTTTGATCGGGGCTTTAGCTGGCGGCTGGCTGACGGACAAGATTGGACGACGTGCCGTCTTCTTAGGCACGATGGTGATGTTTTTCATTTTTGGGGTGGCACAGGCGTTTGCACCCAACATGGCCGTACTCGTCATCATTCGGTTCATCGTCGGCATACCACTGGGTACCGATATCGCCAACGGCTATACCTACATCATGGAGTTTATGCAACGCGGCAAGCGCGAGGTGATGGGCAACCGTTGGCAATTCATGTTCGCTGTAGGCGAAGTCGTGTCGATCGCGATCGTCTTGCTCTTTTTGCTGCTCGGAATGTCGCACAGCACACTCTGGCGGCTCATTTTAGGGTTGTCGGGCGTACCGGCCATCGTCCTATTCTTCCTCCGATACAATTTGCCAGAAACTGCGATCTGGTTGATTCAGCGCGGTAAATTTCACCAAGCAAAAGAGATATCGCAACAAATGTACGGCGATGCTCTCGAGATGCTGCCTGACGTGGACTATGATATCCCCAGTCCAAAACTGCGGGAATTTCTGAAGGATATCCACCGGGATAAGGTCCGTTGGCGAGCTACGCTCTTTGGGTGGATCGCGGGATTTATGCAAAACGGGGAGTTTGCGACGTTTGCCTTCTATCTGCCGATATTGTTTGTGTTGGTGCACGTCTCCGGGCTCATCCAGACCGACTTGCTTACGTTAGCCGTGTATATCGTCGCGCTCATCTCCGGATGGGTAGGGCCTATCATCACACCGAAAATCGGTCAGCGCAGACTCAGTATCATCGGCTTTTCGATCGTCCTCGGCTCGCTGATCTTGGCCGCTGTGGCCATCTATACTGGGGCTGTCGTCCTGCTGCCGTTTGCTGCCGGTGCGATGCTGTGGGGCCACTACTGGGACGCGGAGAATACCATGACCATTCCGTCCATGGTCGCACCCGCAAGGTACCGGGGTACGGCCAGTGGATTTGCCTATATGTTCGTGAAGTTGTCTGGATTCCTGAGCATTTTCTTCTTCCCTTCCTTCTTCAGTGCCATCGGGACGGGAAATGCCACGCTCTTTACGGCTATATTCCCGCTTCTCGGCCTGTTAAGCGCCATCTTCATCCTCCCGGAAGTCTACGGATACGTAGGCAAGGAGGACTAA
- the larE gene encoding ATP-dependent sacrificial sulfur transferase LarE, which yields MQEAWDKYDQLIAGLRELQSVVIAFSGGVDSTFLLQAAVTALGRENVLAVTADSETYPEREREAAIELARELGAKHVVLQTSELNIPGYAENPVNRCYFCKNELFSHLIPIAHQRGLNCVVFGAIADDLGDYRPGLQAAKERGVLAPLQDVMLYKREIRYLSKELGLATWDKPSLACLSSRIPYGELITQSKLSMVDQAEFFLSQLGFRQVRVRHHNDTARIEVPRQDIVDVAGVADLIATKLVQIGYRYVTLDLVGYRTGSLNEALAAHPSAQSS from the coding sequence TTGCAAGAGGCGTGGGATAAGTACGATCAGCTCATTGCGGGACTGCGGGAGCTCCAGTCTGTGGTGATAGCCTTCTCAGGGGGAGTCGACAGCACGTTCTTGTTGCAAGCTGCAGTGACAGCGCTGGGGCGGGAAAACGTCCTCGCCGTCACTGCTGACTCCGAGACGTACCCGGAACGCGAGCGCGAAGCCGCTATCGAGCTGGCGAGAGAACTAGGCGCCAAGCATGTCGTGTTACAGACTAGTGAACTGAATATACCAGGTTACGCAGAGAATCCAGTCAATCGTTGCTACTTTTGCAAGAATGAGCTGTTCTCACACCTGATCCCTATCGCACACCAAAGGGGATTGAACTGTGTTGTGTTCGGCGCGATCGCAGACGATCTTGGCGATTATCGGCCTGGTTTACAAGCTGCCAAGGAGAGAGGGGTCCTCGCCCCCCTGCAGGATGTGATGCTTTATAAGCGTGAAATACGGTATTTATCGAAGGAACTGGGCCTAGCGACGTGGGATAAACCGTCTTTGGCATGTTTGTCCTCACGCATTCCCTATGGTGAATTGATTACTCAGTCCAAGCTGTCGATGGTCGATCAAGCGGAATTCTTCTTGTCGCAACTCGGGTTTCGCCAAGTGCGCGTGCGGCATCACAACGACACCGCGCGCATCGAGGTGCCCCGACAAGACATTGTGGATGTCGCCGGTGTTGCAGATTTAATCGCGACGAAACTGGTTCAAATCGGATACCGGTATGTGACGCTCGACCTCGTGGGTTATCGAACTGGCAGCTTGAATGAAGCGTTGGCCGCCCATCCGTCGGCGCAATCGAGCTAG